In Saccharicrinis fermentans DSM 9555 = JCM 21142, a genomic segment contains:
- a CDS encoding sulfatase family protein, with protein sequence MKLKMIIILLSILWIDLHISAQKKPNILWINCDDLGRELTCYGNPDVYTPNMDQLAKEGVLFKNAYSNASVCSASRSSQITGMYPSTINCLNHRTVDKQPLPDGILPVMEIFRREGYFCTNGWAHAMNQKGKEDYNFAGHDFFDGTDWNQRAQGQPFFAQIQIHEPHRTFVRDQENPVNPDNLTLPGCYPNHPLLRADWAMYLESVQTADKRVGYILKRLKEENLLDNTIIFLFGDHGRPHLRDKQWLYEGGLQIPLIIRYPHKAKAGTQREDLISLIDVTASSLAYAGIDIPKNMHGKDILGGKKRNYVYGFRQRCGDAVDNIRSISNGHYKLIWNRMPALPYMQLTSYKKLQYPAFTLYKIMDKNGELKAPYNQFMAKSRPEFELYDLSNDPNELNNISNNPNYQNILKKLRKKLQNTLISIENNTVQESPQATIKAKQGSHLFLLKGLKKKGLPEDASDEEILQHWEKCLLK encoded by the coding sequence ATGAAACTAAAAATGATTATAATTCTTCTGAGTATCCTTTGGATTGATTTGCATATTTCGGCACAGAAGAAACCAAATATACTTTGGATAAACTGTGATGATCTGGGTCGTGAATTAACTTGTTATGGCAATCCTGATGTATATACTCCCAACATGGATCAATTGGCTAAGGAGGGAGTGCTCTTTAAAAATGCCTATTCCAATGCATCGGTATGCTCAGCCAGTCGCTCATCTCAAATAACAGGCATGTACCCCAGTACCATCAACTGTTTAAATCATCGAACAGTAGACAAACAACCCCTACCCGATGGTATCCTTCCGGTGATGGAGATATTTAGAAGAGAAGGCTATTTTTGCACAAACGGATGGGCGCATGCCATGAATCAAAAAGGCAAAGAAGACTACAACTTTGCAGGCCACGATTTTTTTGACGGCACAGACTGGAATCAACGTGCCCAAGGTCAGCCATTTTTCGCACAAATACAGATACATGAACCGCATCGTACTTTTGTGAGAGATCAAGAGAACCCTGTCAACCCCGATAACCTAACATTACCTGGGTGTTACCCGAACCATCCGCTCTTACGTGCCGATTGGGCCATGTATTTAGAGAGTGTTCAAACCGCCGATAAAAGAGTAGGCTATATACTCAAGCGACTAAAAGAAGAAAACTTATTAGATAATACCATTATCTTTTTATTCGGTGATCATGGCCGCCCACACCTTCGCGATAAACAATGGTTATACGAAGGCGGCCTCCAAATTCCTCTAATAATCCGATATCCCCATAAGGCAAAAGCAGGTACCCAAAGAGAAGATTTGATTAGCCTGATAGATGTTACTGCCAGCTCTTTGGCATATGCAGGTATTGATATCCCCAAAAACATGCATGGAAAAGACATCCTTGGTGGAAAAAAACGCAACTATGTATATGGTTTTAGACAACGCTGTGGAGATGCGGTGGACAATATTCGCTCCATTAGCAACGGCCATTATAAATTAATATGGAATCGTATGCCAGCGCTTCCTTATATGCAACTCACATCATACAAGAAACTACAATATCCAGCCTTTACTTTGTATAAAATAATGGATAAAAATGGAGAACTAAAAGCGCCATATAACCAGTTTATGGCAAAAAGCCGACCCGAATTTGAGCTATATGATTTAAGTAATGACCCCAATGAATTAAATAATATTTCGAACAACCCAAACTATCAAAATATACTAAAAAAACTACGCAAAAAACTACAAAACACCCTGATAAGCATTGAAAATAACACAGTGCAAGAATCGCCCCAAGCAACAATTAAAGCAAAACAAGGCTCTCATTTATTTCTGCTTAAAGGATTGAAGAAAAAAGGATTACCAGAAGATGCCAGCGATGAAGAAATTCTTCAACATTGGGAGAAGTGTTTACTAAAATAA
- a CDS encoding VPS10 domain-containing protein — MKNRKLKMKAGNRMLWFILSTLLVFQSSHTYSQFWDQLKNERVESGNTIVWEQVSPGNSGFANLLRYHPTIPGKVAFCQDMWNHYQSDNNGERWYSTVDPDGDGSFGRMLDIEYSMSNPKLAIAIATSELWVSNDTGRTFRVVPNCLWYKLDTDGSDKEGWKRKVAAVAIDPNNADVWFVAGGTNVRGQDWMSCYQDVTAANPHGKSSDYEGKLYKTTDGGESWSLVNNGLDPKAQIGRIIVNPKNSQQVFASSNYGVYKSDNGGSSWIHISDGKLDNDIIMDMDYYYDEVSGNFLLYVIDQVQYLANGNTTLCTGGVFRSEDEGVTWINMNGDLGLDINRLSGGVPANYYKYIAMWFGISESEAKSTYPELPTSALQYFNMLSTDPSREGAVYIGFADPQVANSIMPGRVWTTSNNGAKWINTARLYEDSWEKDKDYWEERGNPWNENMEVGHASPHMRFGSDYALRSTRGLDVGVDGSVMIISDHSTMLSTDHGATWKQVDEDYTPSGAIVGHGNSNLPALTIAQDRRYETTLLGSGEHNLWIPVDDSPDERQAIKFVSSTQPTVSNIAFDPYNAKIVYATSNRQENKQNIFRSIDGGEHWENYGVATPATNKWLDDFYTNGLTIDPIENQFMYLGITKIVDANKSTKGGFFYSDDYGKTFHQSNNGLPSPARINDIKFDPRDYSMASLFVAAENYEFTYDLPQAVGGLYHSSNRGVSWTKVNTPPEVKGVQFIEIDHTNRMYITTGYRGAGAGVWYTDDFGDNWTQIFEYPGTECIDVSPFDHNLIVVTCKFMSKNPGVYVSRDRGKTWAKSNKNIVIPQEIEDVKFDILNPGKMWLATLGTGFYRGTIEDGDEVQVVKIAPSVVDIGDKAPVQLSASVINADFNGETIIWKSENPEVATVDVNGLVTPIKKGHVKIWATTADGRYADFSVVTIHQDVAVKEYGADELYVYPNPVKSELKVKNLNIYSYAEVINIAGQRVKLFDSNKAFIVEDLLPGIYVLKINGKTHMQSFRFLKI, encoded by the coding sequence ATGAAAAATCGAAAGTTAAAAATGAAAGCAGGAAATAGGATGCTGTGGTTTATCTTGAGCACCCTTCTCGTGTTTCAATCGTCGCATACTTATTCTCAGTTTTGGGATCAGTTGAAAAATGAACGCGTAGAATCAGGGAATACCATTGTTTGGGAGCAAGTATCACCAGGTAATTCCGGATTTGCCAACCTTTTACGTTACCATCCAACTATTCCGGGTAAGGTAGCTTTTTGTCAGGATATGTGGAATCACTACCAAAGTGATAATAATGGCGAACGTTGGTATAGTACAGTTGATCCCGATGGAGATGGTTCTTTCGGGCGTATGTTAGATATAGAGTACTCGATGAGTAATCCTAAGTTGGCTATAGCCATAGCTACATCGGAGTTATGGGTGTCAAATGATACGGGACGCACCTTTAGGGTGGTTCCCAATTGTTTGTGGTATAAGTTAGATACCGACGGAAGTGATAAAGAGGGGTGGAAAAGGAAAGTGGCAGCAGTCGCGATCGATCCTAATAATGCTGATGTATGGTTTGTGGCCGGAGGTACAAATGTACGTGGACAAGATTGGATGTCTTGCTATCAGGATGTGACGGCGGCAAATCCTCATGGTAAAAGTTCAGATTATGAGGGAAAACTTTATAAAACAACAGATGGTGGAGAAAGCTGGTCTTTAGTAAATAATGGTCTGGATCCTAAGGCCCAGATAGGTCGTATCATCGTTAACCCCAAAAATTCACAACAGGTTTTTGCATCTTCTAATTATGGGGTTTATAAATCTGATAATGGAGGATCCAGTTGGATACATATTTCGGATGGTAAGTTGGACAATGATATTATCATGGATATGGATTACTATTATGATGAAGTAAGTGGTAATTTTCTGTTATATGTCATCGATCAGGTTCAGTACTTGGCAAACGGCAATACGACTTTGTGTACCGGTGGTGTTTTCCGTTCTGAAGATGAAGGAGTAACGTGGATAAATATGAATGGGGACTTAGGTTTGGATATTAATCGTTTATCAGGAGGTGTACCAGCTAATTATTATAAGTATATAGCCATGTGGTTTGGCATTTCTGAAAGTGAAGCTAAATCTACCTATCCGGAATTGCCAACCAGTGCTCTGCAATATTTTAATATGCTCAGCACAGATCCTAGTCGTGAGGGTGCGGTGTATATTGGCTTTGCCGATCCCCAGGTGGCGAACTCTATTATGCCTGGTCGTGTATGGACAACAAGTAATAATGGAGCCAAGTGGATTAATACGGCTCGGTTATATGAAGATAGCTGGGAGAAAGATAAAGACTATTGGGAAGAACGAGGTAATCCTTGGAATGAGAATATGGAGGTTGGTCACGCATCCCCACATATGCGGTTTGGCAGTGATTATGCATTACGTTCCACTAGAGGCCTTGATGTGGGAGTGGATGGTAGTGTGATGATTATTTCTGACCACAGTACGATGTTAAGTACTGACCACGGTGCTACATGGAAACAGGTGGATGAAGATTATACTCCGTCAGGAGCTATTGTGGGGCATGGAAACAGTAATTTGCCAGCTTTGACTATTGCACAGGATCGACGATATGAAACAACGCTTTTGGGTTCAGGGGAACATAATTTGTGGATCCCGGTGGATGATAGTCCGGATGAACGACAGGCTATTAAATTTGTGAGTAGTACACAGCCTACAGTGAGTAATATTGCATTTGATCCTTACAATGCAAAAATAGTCTATGCCACCTCCAATAGACAAGAAAATAAGCAGAACATATTTAGGAGTATCGATGGCGGTGAGCATTGGGAAAACTATGGCGTTGCAACACCAGCAACCAATAAGTGGTTAGATGATTTTTATACCAATGGGCTTACTATTGACCCCATAGAAAACCAATTTATGTATTTGGGTATTACTAAAATAGTGGATGCCAATAAAAGTACAAAGGGAGGTTTCTTTTATTCTGATGATTACGGTAAAACTTTTCATCAAAGTAACAACGGTTTACCTTCTCCAGCTCGAATTAATGATATTAAATTTGATCCGCGCGATTATTCTATGGCATCTTTATTTGTAGCGGCAGAAAATTACGAGTTCACCTACGACCTGCCTCAAGCTGTAGGAGGCTTGTATCATTCATCCAATAGAGGAGTTAGTTGGACTAAGGTGAATACTCCACCAGAGGTGAAAGGTGTTCAATTTATTGAGATAGATCATACCAATCGTATGTATATTACAACAGGGTACAGAGGTGCCGGAGCTGGTGTTTGGTATACGGATGATTTTGGAGATAACTGGACGCAGATTTTTGAGTATCCGGGTACAGAATGTATTGATGTGTCGCCATTTGATCATAACCTGATTGTTGTAACTTGTAAGTTTATGTCAAAAAATCCAGGTGTGTATGTTAGTAGAGATCGGGGTAAAACTTGGGCTAAAAGCAATAAGAATATTGTGATACCTCAAGAAATTGAAGATGTGAAATTTGATATATTGAACCCAGGAAAAATGTGGTTAGCGACCTTAGGGACCGGTTTTTATCGTGGTACTATTGAGGATGGAGATGAAGTGCAAGTTGTTAAAATAGCTCCCTCAGTTGTTGATATAGGCGATAAAGCTCCAGTTCAGTTGAGTGCTTCTGTTATAAACGCTGACTTCAACGGAGAAACAATCATATGGAAGTCGGAGAATCCGGAAGTGGCCACCGTTGATGTAAACGGATTGGTGACACCGATAAAAAAAGGACATGTTAAAATTTGGGCTACAACAGCGGATGGACGGTATGCTGATTTTAGTGTGGTGACTATTCATCAAGATGTTGCAGTAAAGGAATATGGTGCAGATGAACTTTATGTCTATCCTAATCCTGTTAAATCTGAATTAAAAGTAAAAAATCTGAATATTTATTCTTATGCCGAAGTTATTAATATTGCGGGGCAGAGGGTGAAATTATTTGATTCTAATAAGGCATTTATTGTGGAAGATCTGCTACCAGGTATTTATGTGTTAAAAATTAATGGGAAAACACACATGCAGTCTTTTCGATTTTTAAAGATTTAA
- a CDS encoding alpha-2-macroglobulin family protein has protein sequence MLNHFLILALIILMSAQNCLTQNTSIKHDSWYDMQFELADSLEKEGLPREAANVYDVIFDRAIQDKKYIEQLRAIDSRMVNQYHYEENALVKVIHQLKSDTKNMDFPVNQIAHSILGNLYWQYYQQNRWRIHQRTTLQKDAGDNLETWDLKRIISETILEINYSLENPSRLYETPIDTFKYLLQGDSTTRKYRPTVLDLLSHRALTLYANDETGLTSPANVFSVCDPCLFSLSSDFVTQELTSNDSLNLIFKSLQIFQQLTHYHLKNKAYEALLDLELNRLNFVYNKSTHQQKDLLYKTSLLKLSEQNSNPDMKIRVQYQLAYFFYTLESGGSTNYYKKASRICKQVLQQYPHHKQATLFTQLLQKIEEPSLSLQSEKLLTPDVPNLVKINYKNLDTVYFKVYKLWSNDLKENRISQLNKLDYYQQKTAILEWSQIIPPINDYRTHQIEVPIKSLEKGFYTIIASDNKDLKQGINAIATLNNSTHLLLLSKTLNDNKIRYSIYNKQTGMPTTKAKLQIYKSEYDNKDRKYKNTLTDELFTDNNGYVDYRDNSSYYRRKALVVSYQGDTLILWDYNSHRKPHISAANRKAILYTDRSIYRPGQTIYFKGLMLDMHGDTCSIIANKSNKVSLHDPNGQELGNLQVKTNEYGTFSGSFTIPTGLLNGRFSLRCNYAYQTIRVEEYKRPTFEINYRPITHTYGFNDSVKIKGSAKAYAGYPISHAQISYRISRKTESRWQWYHHHFEQEDKVISVGNTTTDKDGDFTVAYFTADHDIKDRNQIYAYHLTVDITDDSGETKTATHILRVSQSPLLIKANLPDVIFNYAIPALQIETNNINGGKVDADMCISTTQLIAPQQLLFNRAWETPDQFLYEEEEFRRLFPNRVYKQENDPNNWKQGKTVFTSSHKSNADNKGLQKALSKLNQGYYLVKISAKDSNKQEANWQKIIHVISSKPQMPLCLKDWIIPVKTSGEPGDIAEFWVASLNTEAPIRYELLHGDKVIVSKDLWPGKKVSKIKIPITEEYRGGFAVQFAQVAHGQAFTSLQEVSVPYTNKKLDISFISFRNKLLPGEQEQWKLSIKNKNGEKETAEMMATLYDASLDAFAPLKWQSDFINIKNHSWHKWNAYLTQRIANTYYISTNILTLRNQVKVYETLHLRYPYYGTYNSHYQHSAIAFRKQRKEALAGTVSAKQVEEISIVDDDIEMEENLILDEEETIPSISLEKKENKLLLPSIATRKNFNETAFFYPHLQTNEKGEVSIDFTIPESLSRWNMKGFAHTKDFKTGSISQSLITQKDVSIQVNTPRFLRENDTLYFVAKINNLSENTINGKAYIQLYNAINNQAIDSLLLLSDVKIPFSIAKKQSQGVRWKLVIPAGIQAVHYKVMAQADKHSDGEENILPVLVNSLLVTESLPFMLRPNEIASYRFDKMVDQSSSTLRNESYTIEYTSNPTWYAIQAMPYLMEYPYECAEQVFSRFFANTLSYKIINSSPRIREVFKTWETIQPDALSSNLEKNQELKELLIQETPWLRNAQNESERKKRLSLLFDLNQMHHQMQSALHKLEDKQTNNGGFAWFQGMPDNRYITQHITMGLAQLQHLHAIGSNYNQKVNHIISKAIKYLDERIIEDYQHLQEQEKKGILKMDDDHLTNIHIHYLYCKSFFSTVEPNPSLSEAYKYFYHQAKKYALTKDIYSQAMIAITLERNHDKKVAQQVVKSLSNRAIRSKEMGMYWSNNRNSYYWYQAPIETQAMLIEAFHEVSHDTTAIEEMKIWLLRNKQTSDWKTTKATVAACYALILQDKYQMNNTSPLQLTVGGKPLEELKNILAEAGTGYVKTSFTGDEIKPDMGKLKIHNTHNGVAWGAAYWQYFEELDKITSAQTNLKITKRLYVKEYAETGVSLKEIQADLPIKVGDEVVVRIEIFSDRDYEYIHLKDMRASGFEPMSTVSQYKYRDGLGYYESVKDASQNFFIDHMRKGVYVFEYSLRAVHAGYFSNGITTMQCMYAPEFSAHSKGLRINIVKP, from the coding sequence ATGCTAAACCATTTTTTAATACTCGCCCTTATTATTCTCATGTCAGCGCAGAACTGCCTGACACAAAACACAAGCATAAAACATGACAGCTGGTACGATATGCAATTTGAGTTAGCTGATTCTTTAGAAAAGGAAGGACTCCCACGGGAGGCAGCCAATGTTTACGATGTGATTTTCGATCGTGCTATACAAGATAAAAAGTATATCGAACAACTCCGTGCCATAGACAGCCGTATGGTAAACCAATACCATTACGAAGAAAATGCCTTGGTAAAGGTTATTCATCAATTAAAAAGCGATACAAAAAACATGGACTTTCCAGTCAACCAAATCGCTCATTCTATACTAGGAAATCTATATTGGCAATATTATCAACAAAACCGATGGAGAATACACCAACGTACTACCCTACAAAAAGATGCAGGAGATAACCTGGAGACTTGGGATCTAAAAAGAATCATCAGTGAGACCATTCTCGAAATAAACTATTCCCTTGAAAATCCTTCCCGATTATATGAAACCCCCATAGATACTTTCAAATATTTATTACAAGGAGATTCTACTACCCGTAAATACAGACCCACCGTACTTGATTTATTGAGCCATCGCGCCCTAACTCTTTATGCTAATGATGAAACCGGTTTAACATCTCCGGCCAATGTATTTTCAGTATGTGATCCATGCTTGTTTAGTTTATCCAGTGATTTTGTTACCCAGGAGTTAACAAGTAATGACTCTCTTAACCTGATCTTTAAATCTTTGCAAATATTCCAACAATTAACACACTATCACCTAAAAAACAAAGCATATGAAGCACTGCTTGATTTAGAATTAAACCGCCTGAACTTCGTTTATAACAAAAGCACACACCAACAAAAAGATTTACTTTACAAGACCTCCTTACTAAAACTTAGTGAACAAAACTCCAACCCGGATATGAAAATAAGGGTACAGTACCAACTGGCTTACTTCTTTTATACGCTGGAATCCGGAGGTTCCACCAATTATTATAAAAAAGCCAGCCGCATATGCAAGCAGGTACTTCAACAATACCCCCATCATAAACAAGCCACCCTATTTACCCAATTACTTCAAAAAATTGAAGAGCCATCACTATCTCTCCAGTCAGAAAAACTATTAACTCCTGATGTTCCTAATCTGGTAAAAATCAATTACAAAAACCTAGACACCGTTTATTTTAAAGTGTATAAACTGTGGTCAAATGATCTTAAAGAAAACCGTATTTCTCAACTCAACAAGTTAGATTATTACCAACAAAAAACAGCTATTTTAGAATGGTCACAAATAATACCTCCTATAAATGATTATAGGACACATCAAATAGAAGTTCCAATAAAATCGCTGGAAAAAGGTTTCTACACCATCATCGCTTCAGATAATAAGGATCTAAAACAAGGCATTAACGCCATTGCTACGCTCAATAATTCAACCCACCTACTGTTACTAAGCAAAACACTTAACGACAACAAAATACGTTACTCTATATATAATAAACAGACAGGAATGCCCACCACAAAAGCAAAGTTGCAGATTTATAAAAGTGAATACGACAATAAAGATAGAAAGTATAAAAATACGCTGACTGACGAATTATTTACCGACAACAATGGTTATGTTGATTATAGAGATAACAGCTCCTACTATAGGAGAAAAGCTTTGGTTGTTTCATACCAAGGAGATACGCTAATCCTCTGGGATTACAACAGCCATAGAAAACCGCACATCAGTGCTGCAAATCGTAAAGCGATTCTGTATACCGACAGAAGTATCTACCGTCCCGGACAGACCATATATTTTAAGGGACTCATGCTGGATATGCATGGGGATACATGCAGCATCATCGCTAACAAGTCAAATAAGGTAAGCCTCCACGATCCCAATGGACAAGAACTTGGTAACCTACAAGTAAAAACCAATGAATATGGCACCTTCAGTGGCTCTTTTACTATCCCAACCGGACTCTTAAATGGTCGTTTCAGCTTACGCTGTAACTACGCCTACCAAACAATTAGGGTAGAAGAATACAAACGTCCCACATTTGAAATCAACTATCGCCCTATCACCCATACTTATGGCTTTAACGACTCAGTTAAAATAAAGGGTTCTGCAAAAGCATATGCAGGCTACCCCATCAGCCATGCCCAAATATCCTATCGTATTAGTCGAAAAACAGAATCACGTTGGCAATGGTATCATCATCACTTTGAACAAGAAGACAAGGTAATATCCGTTGGAAACACAACAACCGATAAAGACGGGGATTTCACTGTTGCCTATTTCACGGCCGACCATGATATTAAAGACAGAAATCAAATATATGCCTATCATTTAACAGTTGATATAACCGATGACAGTGGCGAAACAAAAACAGCCACACATATCTTACGGGTAAGTCAATCTCCTTTGCTCATCAAGGCAAATTTACCAGATGTGATTTTTAACTATGCTATACCTGCTTTACAAATAGAAACCAACAATATAAATGGAGGCAAGGTAGATGCAGATATGTGTATTTCCACCACGCAACTAATAGCCCCTCAGCAGCTATTGTTTAATCGTGCATGGGAAACACCCGATCAATTTTTATATGAGGAGGAAGAATTTAGGCGTCTCTTCCCCAACAGGGTTTATAAACAAGAAAACGATCCTAACAATTGGAAACAGGGCAAAACAGTTTTTACATCTTCCCACAAAAGTAACGCCGACAACAAAGGCTTACAAAAAGCACTCTCTAAACTTAATCAAGGCTACTACTTAGTTAAAATAAGCGCTAAAGACAGTAATAAACAGGAAGCTAATTGGCAAAAAATAATACATGTTATCTCCTCTAAACCACAAATGCCATTGTGTTTAAAAGATTGGATTATTCCTGTTAAAACAAGTGGTGAACCAGGTGATATAGCTGAATTTTGGGTAGCTTCATTAAATACCGAAGCCCCCATACGTTATGAATTATTACATGGCGACAAAGTGATTGTGTCTAAAGATTTATGGCCTGGAAAAAAAGTGAGTAAAATAAAAATCCCTATTACCGAAGAATACCGGGGTGGCTTCGCAGTACAATTTGCCCAAGTAGCACATGGACAAGCTTTTACATCACTTCAAGAAGTAAGCGTTCCCTATACCAACAAAAAATTGGACATTTCTTTTATTTCATTCAGAAACAAACTGTTACCCGGAGAACAGGAACAGTGGAAACTCAGCATCAAAAACAAAAACGGTGAAAAAGAAACCGCCGAAATGATGGCCACTCTTTATGATGCCTCTTTAGACGCATTTGCACCTTTAAAATGGCAAAGCGATTTTATAAATATCAAAAACCATAGCTGGCACAAATGGAATGCTTATCTGACACAGCGAATAGCCAATACTTACTATATTTCAACCAACATCTTGACTTTGCGCAACCAAGTTAAAGTATACGAGACACTGCACTTAAGATATCCTTACTACGGAACTTACAATTCCCATTACCAACACAGTGCCATCGCCTTCAGGAAACAAAGAAAAGAAGCACTTGCAGGTACCGTGTCAGCAAAACAGGTTGAAGAAATCTCCATAGTTGACGATGATATAGAAATGGAGGAAAATTTGATTTTGGACGAAGAAGAAACCATACCATCCATAAGTCTGGAAAAAAAAGAAAATAAACTTCTTCTTCCGTCCATCGCGACGCGTAAGAACTTCAACGAAACAGCCTTTTTTTACCCTCACTTACAAACCAATGAAAAAGGAGAAGTGAGTATAGACTTTACCATCCCAGAATCCTTAAGCCGCTGGAATATGAAGGGCTTTGCCCATACCAAAGATTTTAAAACCGGTAGCATCAGTCAATCTTTGATTACCCAAAAAGATGTATCTATACAAGTAAATACGCCCAGATTCCTCCGGGAAAATGATACGCTTTATTTTGTTGCCAAAATAAATAACCTTAGTGAAAACACCATTAATGGTAAGGCATATATACAGCTTTATAATGCCATCAACAATCAGGCAATCGATTCACTTCTATTGCTATCTGATGTAAAAATACCCTTTTCCATAGCAAAAAAGCAAAGTCAAGGTGTACGCTGGAAGCTGGTGATCCCAGCGGGTATACAAGCCGTTCATTACAAGGTGATGGCACAAGCTGATAAACACAGCGATGGCGAAGAAAATATTTTACCGGTATTGGTCAACAGTCTGTTAGTTACCGAAAGCCTGCCCTTTATGTTGAGACCCAATGAAATAGCTAGCTATCGCTTCGATAAAATGGTAGATCAATCTTCCAGCACTCTTCGCAACGAATCGTACACCATTGAATACACCTCTAACCCCACATGGTATGCCATACAAGCAATGCCCTACCTTATGGAGTATCCTTATGAGTGCGCAGAACAGGTATTTTCCAGATTTTTTGCCAACACCCTCTCCTATAAAATCATCAACAGCTCACCTCGTATTCGTGAGGTTTTTAAAACCTGGGAAACAATCCAACCGGATGCCCTAAGTTCTAATTTAGAGAAGAACCAGGAGCTGAAAGAATTACTCATTCAAGAAACCCCCTGGTTACGAAATGCACAAAATGAATCAGAACGTAAGAAACGTCTTAGTCTGCTCTTCGACCTAAATCAGATGCATCATCAGATGCAATCTGCACTACATAAATTAGAAGACAAACAAACCAACAATGGTGGATTCGCATGGTTCCAAGGAATGCCGGACAACAGATATATCACCCAACATATTACCATGGGTTTGGCTCAGCTACAACACTTACATGCCATTGGTTCCAACTACAATCAAAAGGTAAACCATATAATATCCAAAGCAATAAAATACCTGGACGAACGCATTATTGAGGACTACCAACACTTGCAAGAGCAAGAAAAAAAAGGAATACTGAAGATGGATGATGATCACCTAACAAATATTCACATACATTACCTTTATTGTAAAAGTTTCTTTTCCACAGTTGAACCTAATCCTTCACTAAGCGAAGCTTACAAATATTTTTATCATCAGGCTAAAAAATATGCTCTTACAAAAGATATCTATTCTCAAGCTATGATTGCCATTACATTAGAGAGAAACCACGACAAAAAAGTTGCTCAACAGGTGGTGAAATCACTCAGTAATAGGGCTATCCGCTCCAAAGAAATGGGTATGTACTGGAGTAATAACCGCAATAGCTACTATTGGTACCAGGCTCCCATTGAAACACAAGCTATGCTTATAGAAGCCTTTCACGAAGTAAGTCATGATACCACTGCTATTGAGGAGATGAAAATATGGCTGTTACGCAACAAACAAACCTCCGACTGGAAAACCACAAAAGCAACTGTAGCCGCCTGTTATGCACTAATATTACAAGATAAATACCAAATGAACAATACCTCACCTCTACAGCTTACTGTGGGAGGAAAACCACTAGAGGAATTAAAAAATATACTTGCAGAAGCAGGTACGGGCTATGTGAAAACAAGCTTTACGGGCGATGAAATAAAACCTGATATGGGTAAGCTAAAAATACACAATACCCATAACGGTGTTGCATGGGGAGCTGCTTATTGGCAATATTTTGAAGAGTTGGACAAAATTACTTCTGCCCAAACAAACCTAAAAATAACCAAAAGACTTTACGTAAAAGAATATGCAGAAACAGGTGTATCACTAAAGGAAATACAAGCAGATTTACCCATAAAAGTAGGCGACGAGGTGGTAGTGAGAATAGAAATATTTAGCGATAGAGACTATGAATATATACATCTAAAGGACATGCGGGCTTCTGGTTTTGAGCCAATGAGCACAGTATCTCAATATAAATATCGTGATGGCCTGGGTTATTACGAGAGCGTTAAAGATGCCTCGCAAAACTTCTTTATTGACCATATGCGTAAAGGTGTTTATGTGTTTGAATATAGTTTAAGAGCTGTACATGCAGGATACTTCTCTAACGGAATAACCACTATGCAGTGTATGTATGCACCGGAGTTCAGTGCCCATTCCAAAGGGCTAAGAATAAATATAGTAAAACCATAA